One Clupea harengus chromosome 3, Ch_v2.0.2, whole genome shotgun sequence DNA window includes the following coding sequences:
- the exoc3l1 gene encoding exocyst complex component 3-like protein: protein MSDGAKNGSDSHKGALLPVEVWPELERAESLARGAALKWASGVFCRPEQLERLGQYRRRESQRTSSIHSRLKSVVQSYLEGVGWGLEQLREARAELREVSHTLQKVSAEAKKSVKGASALENLQEVTDDHCQLLAAVSNLPRLYLVKSKVSETERLVESRRLLEAHARLMELERWQDEVLLQVCAPDGGSGQSLAPQDEQMVRDYFSGVGRLVEALGKELWTVVGSSLALARQNPTLFVSAVRIIEREEALDQALLEERGPGVWAAAGTTKPLPPGRPRYWRERFFKVMEEAVSARLRSVSYLHTRGPGLVGHLSALQHTVMGDLATVRHLLEQCVPPHYRLTQAYLRACHHCLQSHLGQVSSWDLESGEIFAVLNWVLHIYNSAEMMGQPDLVPELKQGELGPLITQEGLEQLQNKYVQSVRRSVSEWMHKALEVELTDWKRDQEPDTDHEGYYHTSLPTIITQMLEENARVAFMISDSLRDQTIQMGLYEMENLLNRFREALIEFGKEHRKEPNSNKFYLHYLLASISNCIILKHSTESLQRQLRCPSMGRFSRAPPGPLAALERAVKKACRLVMDQLLLDLQPYLQGLLTRSWLTQGNITPKLCTVLEHHWELYFRVRPPCRERLQEESQWLAVVEYVRALMQKRIVCRNIEERLQLAERMSQDAQQLRDVFQSTEAEGPESEVNHIALLSVLADLIQLRDPSMLTLEVSGLVAKYPDISEEHVLVLLEVRGDVSRDIRGTVLDLMERTAPKLPSGYRPMFSDILVPAPSMPFCLPTPKCA from the exons ATGTCCGACGGAGCGAAGAATGGCAGCGACAGTCATAAAG GTGCCCTGCTTCCAGTGGAGGTCTGGCCAGAGCTCGAGAGGGCAGAGAGTCTTGCCAGGGGTGCGGCCTTGAAATGGGCGTCAGGTGTGTTCTGTCGCCCCGAGCAACTGGAGAGACTGGGGCaatacaggaggagagagagccaaaGGACATCTTCAATCCACTCAAGACTGAAG TCGGTGGTGCAGTCCTACCTGGAGGGTGTGGGCTGGGGGCTGGAGCAGCTGAGGGAGGCTCGGGCGGAGCTGAGGGAGGTGTCCCACACGCTACAGAAGGTCAGCGCTGAGGCCAAGAAGAGCGTCAAGGGAGCCTCCGCCCTGGAGAATCTGCAGGAGGTCACGGACGATCACTGTCAGCTGCTGGCTGCCGTTAGCAACCTCCCCCGCCTCTACTTAG tgaagAGTAAGGTGTCAGAGACCGAGAGGCTGGTGGAGTCTCGCCGGCTGCTGGAGGCTCACGCGCGGCTGATGGAGCTGGAGCGCTGGCAGGACGAGGTTCTCCTCCAGGTGTGTGCTCCAGACGGGGGCAGCGGGCAGAGCCTGGCCCCCCAGGACGAGCAGATGGTGCGGGACTACTTCTCAGGCGTGGGCCGGCTGGTGGAGGCCCTGGGGAAAGAGCTGTGGACGGTGGTGGGGAGCAGCCTGGCGCTGGCACGCCAGAACCCCACGCTGTTCGTGTCGGCGGTGAGGATCATCGAGAGGGAGGAGGCGCTGGACCAGGCCCTGCTGGAAGAGAGGGGCCCAGGAGTGTGGGCCGCGGCGGGAACTACCAAACCGCTACCGCCTGGTAGACCACGCTACTGGAGGGAACGCTTCTTCAAG GTGATGGAGGAGGCCGTATCAGCGCGTTTACGTAGCGTTTCCTACCTCCATACGCGGGGGCCGGGACTGGTGGGCCACCTCTCCGCCCTGCAGCACACCGTCATGGGGGACCTGGCCACGGTGCGCCACCTGCTGGAGCAGTGTGTGCCACCGCACTACCGGCTGACGCAGGCCTACCTGAGAGCGTGCCACCACTGCCTACAGAGCCACCTGGGCCAGGTCAGCAGCTGGGACCTGGAGAGCGGAGAGATATTCGCTGTGCTCAACTGGGTGCTGCACATctacaacag TGCAGAGATGATGGGTCAACCAGACCTGGTTCCCGAGCTGAAGCAGGGGGAGCTGGGGCCTCTCATCACACAGGAAGGGCTGGAGCAGCTACAGAATAAATATGTGCAGAGTGTACGG AGAAGTGTATCTGAGTGGATGCATAAGGCCCTGGAGGTGGAGCTAACAGACTGGAAAAGAGACCAGGAACCAGACACTGACCATGAGGGCTACTACCATACAAGCTTGCCTACTATAATCACTCAG ATGCTAGAGGAGAATGCCAGAGTGGCCTTTATGATCAGTGACAGTCTCCGTGATCAGACCATTCAGATGGGACTCTACGAAATGGAGAATCTCCTCAAcag GTTCAGAGAAGCTCTTATTGAATTTGGAAAGGAGCATCGCAAGGAACCCAATAGTAACAAGTTCTACCTCCATTACTTACTGGCATCTATCAGCAACTGCATCATCCTCAA ACACTCCACAGAGAGCCTTCAGAGGCAGCTGAGGTGTCCGTCCATGGGTCGTTTCTCCCGGGCTCCCCCGGGGCCTCTGGCTGCTCTGGAGCGGGCCGTGAAGAAGGCCTGTCGCCTGGTCATGGACCAGCTGCTCCTGGATCTTCAGCCATACCTCCAGGGGCTCCTGACCCGCTCCTGGCTGACACAGGGGAACATCACCCCAAAACTGTGCACCGTTCTGGAGCACCACTGGGAGCTCTACTTCCGAGTCAGACCACCCTGTCGAGAG CGCTTGCAGGAGGAGAGCCAGTGGCTGGCTGTGGTGGAGTACGTGCGCGCATTAATGCAGAAGAGAATAGTTTGTCGGAACATAGAGGAGCGATTACAACTTGCCGAGCGGATGTCACAGGATGCTCAACAACTAAGGGATGTGTTTCAAAGCACA GAGGCAGAGGGTCCGGAGAGTGAGGTTAATCACATTGCTCTGCTGAGTGTCCTGGCTGATCTGATCCAGCTGAGGGACCCCAGCATGTTAACTCTAGAAGTCTCTGGTCTGGTTGCAAAGTACCCGGATATCAG TGAGGAACATGTGTTGGTGTTACTGGAAGTGAGGGGTGATGTCTCCAGGGACATTCGAGGGACAGTATTGGATTTAATGGAAAGGACTGCCCCAAAACTGCCTTCAGGATATCGGCCAATGTTTTCTGATATTCTGGTCCCAGCTCCAAGCATGCCATTTTGCTTGCCCACACCCAAGTGTGCTTAA